The Montipora foliosa isolate CH-2021 chromosome 14, ASM3666993v2, whole genome shotgun sequence genome window below encodes:
- the LOC137985245 gene encoding la-related protein 7-like, whose amino-acid sequence MNTHHLEEEKMEKKHKKRTRKIQAQLLEQVEFYFGDANLHKDRFMKQEISKNPEGYVAISTIASFNRMKQLTDDIKLLVKAMKMSSLLELNEDETLVRRKTPVPEPRNVDAETIYVEKLPPYADHDWVKGIFSKYGKVVYVSLPRYKHTGDIKGFAFVEFENAKDAQEAIQNFNKGGKSKQDNEPQDKTENGFSTDQLSEHPKITKGKRRRSHSESELETHKHKEKKRKRTVSESSVDSDNERRSDTKQKQEGLNRKDSNKSKDCQEGVGEGADCKDKKGRKSVQWEEGEKIASIKKGSKSGVMPSVGQKRGHDDCISDEKGMEQKRQRISDKTSDDESCEEDTAKESKKQKKRKRKKKEKKETRLPHLRVISKLEWLQLKKEYKDKQREAMNNLKKQLEQSKPSVGNSLPETREKKKSQGLDDDALKGKNQNKIPNESQEQIPEAKKLPYTPGVVLKFLCQNGETTMTDLRAMFTSHAPVAYLDFMEGSSEGHVRFHTAENCASVLEAMTSKTAEVKIETLTEEEEKSYWEKINADRIERYKSKRKKKRGTEKVARKADALQMQRQTHIRFDEDDDEGD is encoded by the exons ATGAATACTCATCATTTAGaggaagaaaaaatggaaaagaagCACAAGAAAAGAACTCGGAAAATCCAAGCGCAACTTCTAGAACAG GTTGAGTTTTATTTTGGAGACGCGAACCTTCATAAAGATCGTTTTATGAAACAGGAAATCAGCAAGAACCCTGAAGGAT ATGTAGCAATTTCAACCATTGCCAGCTTTAACAGAATGAAGCAGCTCACTGATGACATTAAGCTTCTTGTCAAGGCCATGAAGATGTCTTCACTGCTTGAG CTCAACGAGGATGAGACTTTGGTTAGGCGCAAAACCCCTGTTCCAGAACCAAGAAATGTTGATGCTGAAACAATTTATGTT GAAAAGCTTCCTCCTTATGCTGATCATGACTGGGTGAAGGGAATTTTTAGCAAGTATGGAAAAGTGGTATATGTCAG CCTTCCAAGATACAAACACACAGGAGATATCAAAGGATTTGCTTTCGTGGAATTTGAAAATGCAAAGGATGCCCAAGAAGCTATTCAG AATTTTAACAAAGGAGGGAAAAGCAAACAAGACAATGAACCTCAAGATAAAACTGAAAATGGCTTTAGCACAGATCAGCTGAGCGAGCACCCAAAGATAACAAAGGGAAAAAGAAGGAGATCACATAGTGAATCGGAATTAGAAAcacacaagcacaaggaaaaaaagCGAAAGAGAACAGTCAGTGAATCATCTGTTGATTCAGATAATGAGCGTCGTAGtgatacaaaacaaaaacaggaaGGCTTGAATAGGAAAGACAGTAACAAAAGTAAAGATTGTCAGGAAGGGGTGGGTGAGGGTGCAGATTGTAAGGACAAAAAGGGGAGAAAAAGTGTGCAGTGGGAGGAAGGTGAAAAAATAGCAAGTATTAAGAAAGGATCAAAGAGTGGTGTAATGCCATCAGTGGGACAAAAGAGGGGGCATGATGACTGCATAAGTGATGAGAAAGGCATGGAACAGAAACGACAGAGGATAAGTGACAAGACTAGCGATGATGAAAGTTGTGAGGAGGACACAGCGAAGGAgagcaagaaacaaaagaaaagaaagaggaaaaagaaggagaagaaggaaACAAGATTGCCTCACCTGCGAGTTATTTCCAA GTTGGAGTGGCTACAACTGAAAAAGGAATACAAGGACAAGCAACGGGAAGCAATGAATAACTTAAAGAAACAATTAGAACAATCAAAACCTTCTGTTGGTAATTCCTTACCTGAAACTCGGGAGAAAAAGAAATCGCAAGGTTTAGATGATGATGCTTTAAAAGGAAAGAATCAGAACAAAATCCCCAATGAATCTCAAGAACAAATTCCTGAGGCAAAAAAGCTGCCCTACACACCAGGGGTTGTCTTGAAATTCCTGTGCCAAAATGGTGAAACAACAATGACAGATTTAAGG GCTATGTTCACTTCACATGCACCAGTAGCTTATTTGGACTTTATGGAAGGCAGTTCTGAG GGTCATGTTCGTTTCCATACTGCAGAAAACTGTGCTTCAGTTCTAGAGGCGATGACGTCAAAAACGGCCGAAGTTAAGATTGAAACACTCACAG AAGAGGAAGAGAAGTCTTATTGGGAGAAGATAAATGCTGATCGAATAGAAAGATATAAAtcaaagaggaagaagaaacgAGGAACCGAAAAG GTTGCAAGGAAAGCTGATGCGTTACAAATGCAACGCCAAACCCACATTCGCtttgatgaagatgacgacgaaGGAGATTGA